The following proteins come from a genomic window of bacterium:
- the gspD gene encoding type II secretion system secretin GspD — protein sequence MIQTMRNNSSLFNLWLSLGAAIVLSLALPTPGKAAPDYGAETIAPERESKKLAVPVDQVEEPITGATQPVPGTEKQAEKQISKHAKAEIPGAQGEIGENPQSDDSGEAASATEDPVNLQETTTLLNVKDAEIETLLKLFSKLTKRNYIIDSNVKGKITIYLTNPVTVEEGLRILDSVLLLKGFTTVPVGNNVWKVVPAKDAKQTTIPTIDGKALNSSDQLVTHLVRLKFVKASDLQQLLSQFVSKDGIINSFSGTNSLILIDSQANITRLRTLIEDLDVSPRDQEITIIPIQHAEAKNIAETVKEILSEKEDGASSRNSNMRAAIKPASATKTSGQSVEAGRALPLKIIPDERTNALIVVADSDMTTKVKALVEQLDSALDLSGGRFYVYKLKHADAEKLADVLNGVISGDGSSSSGDSSATNSKIGSSLSRINRENRQLAQTSAAERISQALRARSNTGSSGDGDKKGRVNFEGEVSVTADTATNTLIINASRTDYNRLKTLIDELDVKRRQVLVEATIVEVSLDKAKGAGIELQGTTALAEGGAFANTNWGGFANLLSSDPTALTDLTIAAAGTGSLTLPGGLTLPSQAVLVKALSQNSNANVLSAPTILTTDNEEAQIIVGQNVPFVTSTSTDTTNLGNTFNQVERQDVGIKLVITPQISAGDYVSLRMFVEISNIQPGTANDEKGPTTTIRTAETSVEVKSDQMIVTGGLISDSINSASRGVPYLEDIPVLGAIFRRDDDSQRQTNLVIFLTPRIIRDQYEARDNTIRMRDDLEGAISKLGDGPNRSEVLRSQNIDNVVESLAAPKALPSTITPPNTSTAANLPQEARVALDRTNERLKVLSGTTATVDEPASHKLTLKNTNSKSPDEEVIELKVKPKLPSLPGPKSYVVLRTLGQSSRTVGVKFSSSKNIFQVGAKYRLTQSGTEEIMVCLGIFANQAEASQIAADLLTEDAYRELSPQELINFGSGPWYQS from the coding sequence ATGATCCAAACAATGCGAAACAATTCTAGTCTATTCAATCTTTGGTTAAGTCTTGGTGCTGCTATTGTATTAAGCCTTGCCTTGCCCACCCCGGGCAAGGCTGCACCTGATTACGGTGCAGAAACAATTGCTCCAGAAAGAGAAAGTAAAAAATTAGCTGTACCAGTTGACCAAGTTGAAGAACCAATTACAGGCGCAACTCAGCCTGTCCCAGGCACAGAAAAGCAAGCCGAGAAACAAATCTCCAAGCACGCTAAAGCTGAAATCCCAGGCGCACAAGGCGAGATAGGCGAAAATCCTCAGTCAGATGACTCTGGAGAAGCTGCAAGTGCTACAGAAGACCCAGTCAATCTTCAAGAAACAACAACCCTACTTAACGTTAAAGACGCTGAAATCGAGACCCTTTTAAAGCTCTTTAGCAAATTAACTAAGCGTAATTACATCATCGACAGTAACGTCAAGGGCAAAATTACAATTTATTTAACGAATCCCGTCACGGTTGAAGAAGGCTTGAGAATCCTTGACTCAGTGCTCTTACTTAAAGGCTTCACCACTGTTCCGGTTGGCAATAACGTCTGGAAAGTCGTCCCTGCCAAGGATGCAAAGCAAACCACAATTCCAACAATCGACGGCAAGGCACTTAATTCTTCCGATCAACTCGTGACACATTTAGTACGCCTAAAATTCGTTAAAGCTTCGGACTTGCAACAGCTGTTGTCGCAGTTCGTTTCTAAAGACGGAATCATTAACTCCTTCTCCGGTACAAACTCTTTAATCTTGATTGACTCCCAGGCCAATATCACGCGCTTGAGGACATTAATTGAGGACCTCGACGTTTCGCCGCGCGATCAAGAAATCACAATTATTCCAATTCAACACGCTGAAGCAAAAAATATCGCCGAAACAGTCAAGGAAATACTTAGCGAGAAAGAAGATGGAGCAAGTTCGCGAAATTCCAACATGCGCGCAGCAATTAAACCAGCTTCCGCCACTAAAACTAGCGGACAAAGTGTTGAAGCTGGGCGTGCGCTACCTTTAAAGATCATCCCCGACGAGCGCACTAATGCACTGATTGTCGTTGCTGATAGCGATATGACGACTAAAGTTAAAGCCTTAGTGGAGCAACTCGATAGCGCACTGGATCTCTCCGGTGGACGCTTCTATGTCTATAAGCTTAAACATGCTGACGCAGAAAAACTCGCTGACGTTTTAAATGGTGTGATCTCAGGAGACGGCTCAAGTAGTTCAGGTGATTCTTCAGCAACCAATAGTAAAATTGGAAGTTCGCTCTCACGCATTAACCGGGAAAATCGCCAACTCGCTCAGACTTCTGCTGCTGAAAGAATTTCTCAAGCCTTACGCGCAAGAAGCAACACTGGAAGTTCAGGCGATGGCGATAAAAAGGGTCGCGTTAATTTCGAAGGTGAAGTTTCTGTAACAGCAGACACAGCCACAAACACTTTAATCATCAATGCCTCACGCACCGACTACAATCGCTTAAAAACATTGATTGATGAGCTTGATGTCAAGCGTCGTCAAGTCTTGGTTGAAGCGACAATTGTTGAAGTCTCATTGGATAAGGCAAAAGGTGCAGGCATTGAACTACAAGGCACCACAGCGCTCGCTGAAGGTGGCGCGTTTGCCAATACTAACTGGGGCGGCTTTGCCAACTTACTCAGTTCCGATCCAACGGCACTTACAGATTTAACGATTGCTGCAGCCGGCACAGGATCCTTAACCTTACCTGGAGGGCTGACTCTGCCGTCTCAGGCTGTCTTGGTTAAAGCGCTTTCACAAAATTCAAATGCTAACGTGCTTTCTGCTCCGACAATTTTGACAACCGACAACGAAGAAGCGCAAATCATTGTTGGTCAAAATGTACCGTTTGTGACAAGCACCTCAACCGACACAACAAATCTTGGAAATACTTTTAACCAAGTTGAACGCCAAGACGTAGGTATCAAACTTGTGATCACTCCACAAATCAGTGCTGGCGATTACGTATCACTGCGGATGTTTGTTGAAATTTCTAACATTCAGCCGGGCACAGCTAACGATGAGAAAGGCCCAACGACGACAATTCGCACAGCTGAAACCTCCGTTGAAGTCAAAAGCGATCAAATGATTGTAACTGGCGGTTTAATTTCTGATTCAATCAACAGTGCCTCGCGTGGAGTGCCCTACCTTGAGGATATTCCGGTGCTCGGAGCAATTTTCCGTCGCGATGACGATTCGCAGCGTCAAACGAACTTGGTTATTTTCTTAACCCCACGAATTATTCGTGACCAATACGAGGCCCGCGATAATACAATTAGAATGCGTGATGACTTAGAAGGTGCAATTAGTAAGTTAGGCGATGGGCCAAATCGCTCCGAAGTGTTGCGTAGCCAGAATATTGACAACGTCGTAGAAAGCCTTGCTGCACCGAAAGCTCTCCCCAGCACGATTACACCACCAAATACTTCAACTGCAGCAAATCTTCCACAGGAAGCGCGTGTCGCCCTGGATCGCACTAACGAGCGACTCAAGGTACTTTCTGGCACGACAGCAACAGTAGACGAGCCGGCCTCACACAAGCTTACCCTCAAGAATACTAACAGTAAAAGTCCTGACGAGGAGGTTATCGAGTTAAAAGTAAAACCTAAACTTCCAAGCTTACCTGGACCAAAGTCCTATGTGGTGCTGCGCACCCTGGGGCAGTCTTCGCGCACCGTTGGGGTAAAATTTTCTAGCTCAAAAAATATTTTCCAAGTCGGTGCTAAATACCGCTTAACGCAGAGTGGCACTGAGGAAATCATGGTCTGTCTTGGAATTTTTGCTAACCAAGCTGAGGCTTCACAAATTGCCGCTGACCTACTCACGGAGGACGCCTATCGTGAACTTTCACCTCAGGAATTAATTAATTTCGGCTCTGGACCCTGGTATCAGTCCTAA
- a CDS encoding PDZ domain-containing protein, which produces MQIQNYISALPANLPTGSISARTVVSVLSKIFVLAAIALAYYTGIYLAAAEKEYQLGNMQIDPQLGNLAEKPKQPFESYKIIIDKNIFAEKIVQEVKAPTTSLSQLKLRLVGTNINPKSPSTAIIEDQGKQAQDIFEINELVFNQAKLIEVAAESVKLEYNGRIETLLLTEGSKSGPDVASTPSASGDDSQTDFSVDEAELNQQLNNLPLLLSQARAVPYFRNGASVGFRLFAIRQGSLYEKLGLKNGDIIESVNDNKVQDPSQAIKLFETLRSERSISVKVERNGEGKTLQYQIR; this is translated from the coding sequence ATGCAGATACAGAATTACATCTCAGCACTACCCGCCAACTTGCCGACAGGATCGATTTCTGCCCGAACTGTTGTCTCTGTTTTGTCTAAGATCTTTGTCCTCGCAGCAATTGCTCTCGCCTACTATACAGGCATTTATTTAGCAGCTGCCGAAAAGGAATATCAACTTGGCAACATGCAGATCGATCCCCAACTAGGTAATCTCGCCGAAAAGCCAAAGCAACCCTTTGAGAGCTATAAAATCATTATTGATAAGAATATTTTTGCTGAAAAAATCGTGCAAGAAGTTAAGGCTCCTACAACAAGTCTTTCACAATTAAAATTGCGCCTGGTCGGGACAAACATCAATCCCAAATCTCCGTCGACAGCAATCATCGAAGATCAAGGAAAGCAAGCTCAAGATATTTTCGAAATTAATGAACTGGTTTTTAATCAAGCAAAACTAATCGAAGTCGCCGCAGAAAGCGTTAAGCTTGAATATAACGGAAGGATCGAAACTCTACTCCTTACCGAAGGTTCAAAAAGTGGCCCCGACGTAGCAAGCACGCCATCGGCAAGTGGAGATGATTCGCAAACAGACTTTTCTGTCGATGAAGCCGAATTAAATCAGCAACTTAACAACCTACCACTACTCCTATCTCAGGCTCGCGCCGTGCCTTATTTTCGTAACGGCGCAAGTGTCGGCTTTAGGTTATTTGCCATTCGCCAAGGCAGTCTTTACGAAAAGCTCGGACTAAAAAACGGCGACATCATTGAGTCGGTCAATGACAACAAAGTACAAGACCCCTCTCAAGCAATTAAATTATTTGAAACCTTACGCAGCGAGCGTTCAATTTCGGTAAAAGTTGAGCGCAATGGCGAAGGTAAAACATTACAGTATCAAATTCGGTAA
- a CDS encoding ThiF family adenylyltransferase, protein MQSQLAKNQIVIVGAGGLGHGFLHRALAKPDLLNNYRLHFIDADKVEYSNLNRQIFYTQANVGSPKIKVLEERLSALAPEIASQSAFSEAYLDETNAVRLLRAAAIVIDATDGVATKFFLNDFCTSKQIPLIYAGVAGHQALVKIVAPTGSCLRCAFTDLSDSAEENCFTCQEFGILGAFAGLISAVQLDLCDKYLAGSCNRELLNSLFSFSTASGEIKKYLFQPNPGCQCQQV, encoded by the coding sequence ATGCAATCTCAATTAGCAAAAAATCAAATCGTCATTGTCGGTGCAGGTGGACTTGGCCACGGCTTTTTACACAGAGCACTTGCCAAACCAGACTTACTCAATAACTACAGATTGCATTTTATCGATGCCGACAAAGTTGAATACTCTAATTTAAATCGACAAATTTTTTATACTCAGGCCAACGTTGGCAGTCCAAAAATTAAGGTTTTAGAAGAGCGGCTAAGCGCACTTGCGCCCGAAATCGCCAGCCAAAGTGCCTTTTCTGAAGCCTACCTTGACGAGACAAATGCAGTTCGGCTCTTGCGAGCTGCTGCAATCGTTATCGATGCAACTGATGGAGTAGCAACTAAATTTTTTCTCAACGACTTTTGCACTAGCAAGCAAATCCCCCTAATTTATGCCGGCGTGGCTGGACATCAGGCCTTGGTAAAGATCGTTGCCCCGACTGGCAGTTGCCTGCGCTGCGCGTTTACGGACTTATCTGACAGTGCTGAAGAAAACTGTTTTACCTGTCAGGAATTTGGCATTCTCGGGGCTTTTGCCGGACTAATTAGTGCCGTGCAACTTGATTTATGTGACAAATATCTAGCTGGAAGCTGTAACAGAGAGTTACTCAATTCACTATTTTCATTCTCTACTGCTAGCGGCGAAATTAAAAAATATCTGTTTCAGCCAAACCCTGGCTGTCAATGTCAGCAGGTCTGA
- a CDS encoding Rrf2 family transcriptional regulator: protein MYETTLLESTENTQKCMFYFDAAKILSEELLTFSTFIGRANYMAVKLSREEQYGIMALVDLAYNLNGGPAQVRQIAKRQRIPQRFLEQIFAKLRQANVVVGKRGPRGGYSLAKEPNEIKLEEVMRALRPRLQEDTRTDAPALANLIDVVWSEIEGSFHSTLRGVSLANLCDRAKNLGIADVDVSEMTRFTSAALN, encoded by the coding sequence ATGTATGAAACAACCCTACTTGAATCTACTGAAAACACGCAAAAATGCATGTTTTACTTTGATGCAGCAAAAATACTTAGTGAAGAATTATTAACTTTTTCAACATTTATCGGAAGAGCTAACTATATGGCAGTAAAGCTTTCAAGAGAAGAACAATACGGAATCATGGCCTTGGTAGACTTGGCCTACAATTTGAATGGCGGTCCTGCTCAGGTTCGTCAAATTGCAAAACGTCAACGCATTCCTCAGCGTTTCTTAGAGCAAATTTTTGCTAAGCTACGCCAAGCAAACGTTGTTGTTGGCAAGCGCGGTCCTCGCGGTGGCTACTCATTAGCTAAGGAGCCAAATGAGATTAAGCTTGAAGAAGTCATGCGCGCACTACGCCCACGTCTTCAAGAGGATACCCGCACAGACGCACCAGCCTTGGCAAATTTGATTGACGTGGTCTGGTCCGAAATCGAAGGCTCTTTCCATTCAACACTTCGCGGCGTATCGCTTGCGAATCTTTGTGACCGCGCAAAGAATCTCGGCATTGCCGATGTTGATGTCAGCGAAATGACTCGTTTTACTTCTGCTGCTTTAAATTAG
- the lpxD gene encoding UDP-3-O-(3-hydroxymyristoyl)glucosamine N-acyltransferase — protein sequence MPVTQQLEFETIINLITEFQNGRTPQVIGTSQPRIHALKPLESATAEDLSFVRSSSSTRLGQSYLEKAGDSLAAALVVAAPIPALKTTQIIVNDVMRTVAMLAQQFAPQLLTHREIDATAKIHPTAKLGKKIHIGAFSVISENVTIEDDVTIFPHVVIYPGAHIGQGSILHSGVVIREFVILKGDSIIQNGAIIGGDGFGLVPDSSGKLLRIPHIGTVVLESGADVGANSTVDRAMLGETRIGASSKIDNLVMVGHNCELGKSVILCGQVGVSGSVKIGDGSVLGGQAGVADHINIGAGARIAAGTGVHGNVEAQAEIAGYPYMESNLWRKVYATLKTLPELRKRLRRIEDKLFGPTKILLCGFLCASLGLTSACSTKDKSQPAELLKAPSRSEDSLLSDATNYYDRGLFKVSRENWSELRDNYPKGYYAELAEIKMADAYFQSSDYLTALQAYEEFLKLHPQHEAVAYARYQIARCYEEQHQGIKRDRSPLENALTRYQGLIKDFPDTEYAAIAQTRTRGIREKLARAEAIVADFYLRQNQNQAARARYQYLAENYPDTQIAQLALADAEQRLADFKPQYGLVESDAPAIRQAAATAENDQLAERLRLLARELPTVSKLSQNKTANKVSTSKTTASKKIAAAEQTQLAQNTSSSATSAVSNLSCALPNSNLPGFVVDLTGATGAVEVIEESTQKITLSTDSSRQDQRDCKLNSNSVKVTDTGRGRIVIESNQAFEWLLLEKPRRLVGIINL from the coding sequence ATGCCCGTAACACAGCAGTTAGAGTTCGAAACAATTATTAATTTAATCACTGAATTTCAAAATGGCAGAACGCCACAGGTGATTGGAACATCTCAGCCCAGAATCCATGCACTAAAACCACTAGAATCGGCAACTGCCGAAGATTTATCCTTCGTGCGTAGTTCCAGTTCGACGCGCTTGGGGCAGTCTTACCTGGAAAAAGCTGGAGATTCGCTGGCCGCCGCACTCGTCGTAGCAGCCCCAATACCTGCCCTGAAGACTACACAAATTATCGTCAACGACGTCATGCGCACAGTCGCCATGCTCGCCCAACAGTTTGCGCCACAGCTGCTTACGCATCGAGAAATTGATGCAACTGCGAAAATTCACCCGACTGCAAAGCTCGGCAAGAAAATTCATATCGGGGCGTTTAGTGTAATTTCTGAAAATGTCACAATCGAGGATGATGTCACAATTTTCCCCCATGTCGTGATTTACCCTGGTGCGCACATTGGCCAAGGCTCAATCCTGCATTCGGGTGTAGTAATCCGCGAATTTGTAATTTTAAAGGGTGATTCGATCATCCAAAATGGCGCAATCATCGGTGGCGATGGGTTTGGGTTAGTGCCCGACAGCTCGGGCAAACTACTGCGCATCCCACATATTGGCACAGTCGTGCTCGAGTCTGGCGCAGATGTTGGGGCAAATTCCACTGTCGACCGCGCAATGCTCGGCGAGACGCGCATTGGCGCCTCAAGTAAGATTGATAATCTCGTCATGGTCGGACACAATTGTGAACTTGGTAAGTCTGTTATTCTCTGTGGCCAGGTCGGTGTCTCAGGCAGTGTTAAAATTGGAGATGGAAGCGTCTTAGGTGGCCAGGCTGGAGTGGCCGATCATATCAACATCGGTGCTGGAGCAAGAATTGCTGCCGGTACAGGCGTGCATGGCAATGTCGAAGCTCAGGCTGAAATCGCAGGATATCCGTATATGGAAAGTAATTTATGGCGCAAAGTTTATGCTACACTAAAGACCCTACCGGAGCTCCGTAAACGTTTACGCCGCATTGAAGACAAACTTTTTGGTCCCACAAAAATATTACTTTGTGGTTTTCTCTGCGCCAGCCTTGGCTTGACTTCAGCTTGCTCTACTAAAGACAAAAGCCAGCCTGCAGAGCTCTTAAAGGCTCCTAGCCGCAGCGAAGATTCACTACTTTCTGATGCAACTAACTACTATGATCGTGGGCTCTTTAAAGTCTCTCGTGAGAACTGGAGTGAATTACGTGATAATTACCCCAAAGGCTATTATGCAGAACTTGCTGAAATTAAAATGGCCGATGCCTACTTCCAGTCGAGCGATTATTTAACCGCGCTACAGGCTTATGAAGAATTTTTAAAGCTGCATCCACAACATGAAGCCGTAGCTTACGCGCGCTATCAAATCGCACGTTGTTACGAAGAGCAGCACCAAGGAATTAAGCGTGACCGTTCTCCACTAGAAAATGCGCTGACACGTTATCAAGGTCTAATTAAAGATTTTCCTGATACAGAATACGCCGCGATTGCACAAACACGCACCCGCGGGATTCGTGAAAAGCTAGCACGCGCAGAAGCGATTGTTGCCGATTTTTACTTGCGCCAAAATCAAAATCAGGCTGCACGGGCACGCTATCAATATCTCGCTGAAAATTATCCTGACACCCAGATCGCTCAACTTGCCCTTGCCGATGCTGAGCAGCGCCTCGCCGACTTTAAACCACAATACGGCCTAGTTGAAAGTGACGCGCCGGCGATCCGACAGGCTGCAGCAACTGCAGAAAATGACCAACTCGCAGAACGCTTACGCTTACTTGCCCGAGAGCTGCCAACTGTTTCTAAGCTTTCGCAAAATAAAACTGCAAATAAAGTTAGCACCAGTAAAACTACAGCAAGTAAAAAAATTGCTGCTGCCGAGCAAACACAACTTGCACAAAATACATCTTCATCAGCAACAAGTGCCGTGAGTAATTTATCTTGCGCGCTACCAAACTCTAATCTTCCTGGATTCGTTGTCGACCTGACTGGAGCTACTGGAGCTGTAGAAGTAATCGAAGAGAGTACGCAAAAAATAACTTTAAGCACTGACTCTTCACGTCAAGATCAACGAGATTGCAAGCTAAATTCAAACTCAGTTAAAGTAACTGATACTGGCAGGGGTCGCATTGTGATTGAATCAAACCAGGCATTTGAGTGGCTTTTACTAGAAAAACCTCGCAGATTGGTTGGAATCATCAATTTATAG
- the pgsA gene encoding CDP-diacylglycerol--glycerol-3-phosphate 3-phosphatidyltransferase — protein MTTESAAKKLPNLLTFARILCVPFFVILLVDPTPAERLIATVIFIIASLTDWLDGYLARLYHVESSLGALLDPLADKILTTAALVMLAATPDPRSIPAWIVVLILSREFIISGLRSLAALNHTVVPASESAKHKTAFLMCALILLLVHDRYFILGYLVDFYRAGMLILWLALILSVYSGIDYMIRLRRVYLT, from the coding sequence ATGACGACAGAGTCTGCCGCAAAAAAGCTCCCGAATTTATTGACTTTTGCACGTATTTTGTGCGTGCCATTTTTTGTGATTTTGCTCGTTGACCCGACACCTGCTGAGCGCTTAATTGCAACTGTAATTTTTATCATCGCCTCGTTAACCGACTGGCTAGATGGCTATTTAGCGCGACTTTACCATGTAGAAAGCTCGCTCGGCGCATTGCTCGATCCACTCGCTGACAAAATTCTTACGACAGCAGCTCTAGTTATGCTTGCTGCGACGCCAGATCCTCGGAGTATTCCCGCCTGGATTGTGGTCTTGATTCTCTCCCGTGAATTTATCATTTCGGGCTTACGTTCGTTGGCTGCATTGAATCATACGGTTGTGCCGGCATCGGAGTCAGCTAAGCATAAAACTGCGTTTCTGATGTGCGCCTTGATTTTATTACTTGTCCACGATCGTTACTTTATTTTAGGGTATTTAGTTGATTTTTATCGAGCTGGAATGCTGATTCTTTGGCTTGCTTTGATTTTATCAGTCTATAGTGGCATCGATTACATGATCCGACTACGTAGGGTGTATTTGACCTAG
- a CDS encoding potassium channel protein, whose translation MDFSTTKNTVKQLRYVHAASDFDTPLRKLYFSLAIIVALILMGTCGYIVIEGWGPLDALYMTFITLSTVGFREVHDLSPYGRIFTITLIASGVSMAAYSLSVLTRAVIEGEIGQIRELRKTMKAIQSLNNHIIVCGYGGLGQSVVRELQKAKQDFVVVEKDLFEVEKLKQDSILHIHGDASEDAVLFAAGINRAKSLLSLLSTDADNVYTILCARELNTNLLIVARSEDETGETRLKRAGANRILAPYRVAGSRIAQSLTRPHVSDFLDITAGRETTGGGLVIEEIQVPDNCPLVGQTLQQSNLRTRTGAIIAAYISASGDMHFNPEANTAIEAGATMIVLGSKEALQKLSEILS comes from the coding sequence TTGGATTTTAGCACTACAAAAAATACCGTAAAACAGCTGCGCTATGTTCACGCTGCCAGCGACTTTGATACACCACTACGCAAACTATATTTTTCGCTGGCGATCATAGTAGCCCTAATTCTAATGGGCACGTGCGGCTATATCGTAATTGAAGGCTGGGGTCCGCTTGACGCACTCTACATGACGTTTATTACCTTATCCACCGTAGGGTTTAGAGAAGTTCACGATTTATCACCCTATGGTAGAATTTTTACGATAACACTCATCGCTTCCGGCGTCAGCATGGCAGCCTATTCATTATCAGTTCTGACACGAGCTGTGATTGAAGGTGAAATTGGACAAATCAGGGAGTTACGCAAAACTATGAAAGCAATTCAATCACTGAATAATCATATTATCGTCTGCGGCTATGGCGGATTAGGGCAAAGTGTGGTGCGTGAGCTACAGAAAGCAAAGCAAGATTTCGTAGTTGTTGAAAAAGACTTGTTTGAAGTTGAAAAACTAAAGCAAGATAGCATTTTACATATCCACGGAGATGCCTCAGAGGATGCTGTTTTATTTGCAGCTGGTATCAATCGGGCCAAATCACTATTAAGCCTACTTTCTACTGATGCAGATAATGTTTATACGATTTTATGTGCACGCGAGTTAAACACAAATTTGCTGATCGTTGCCAGAAGCGAAGATGAAACCGGCGAAACCCGCTTGAAACGTGCCGGGGCAAACCGTATTCTTGCACCTTACCGCGTCGCTGGATCGCGTATTGCACAAAGTCTCACTCGGCCACATGTGAGTGATTTTTTAGATATTACTGCAGGTCGTGAAACAACTGGTGGCGGACTTGTGATTGAAGAGATTCAAGTTCCTGACAATTGCCCACTGGTCGGTCAAACCTTACAACAATCCAATCTGCGCACTCGCACCGGAGCAATTATCGCAGCATATATTTCTGCATCTGGAGATATGCATTTTAACCCGGAAGCTAATACTGCAATCGAGGCTGGAGCAACGATGATTGTGCTGGGATCGAAAGAGGCGCTGCAAAAACTTTCAGAGATCTTGAGTTAG